Below is a window of Amphiprion ocellaris isolate individual 3 ecotype Okinawa chromosome 15, ASM2253959v1, whole genome shotgun sequence DNA.
aGTGACTTAGATCTGGACCTGGTCTGATGTGGTCCAGATGTGGGAAAGAATAGTCAAATCTCAATTTTCAGCATATTATATCAAGCCtagataacaaaaaaaaaaaaacaaaaaaaaaaaataattgtgaaatgtccatttttgcattttcagaaaCACAATAAAGGTTCCACAAGACATAAACTTCAAGGATTTAGATCTGGACCTGGTTTAATGTGGTCCAGATGTGGGAAAAACAGCCATATCTCAATTTTCAGAAACTTAATAAGGGTTCCATGAGACATAAACTGTTCTTCAGCCTCTGTAGAAGAATCTAGTCCAGATTGGACCAGTCTTTATGGGGTAGTTTTAGATCTAGACCTGGTCTAATGTGGTCTAATTTAATGTGGTAATGGccccaaaaatgtgtttttgttttgtgttttgcattttcacaaataaaactcagGTTTCTTAAAGGTTTTATAGCTGGACTTAGTGTAATAGGATCCAGATGTAGGAAATAATAATGACATCTTGCTggtttgcattttcacaaagaGAATAAATGTTTCACAGACCATAGACTGTGTTTTAAAGACTCTTTAGTCTTTCTGACATAATCTAGTCCAGatatgtgtttatatatatgtttagtgtttttttcccagtgtgGTCTAAAGTCTAgacattttacagttgtttttttcacatctaAATGGagaccaagtctgtttgtccctTTTCAGCACTTTCACAAATATAGTAAAAGTGTCACCACTTTGAAAGTGAATTTGAGACTCCATCAAGGTTCCACCTAGAATTATCTCCACAGCACTGTGTCAGTGCTGAAGAATGGTTGGACTGAACCTAATTATCATTCTATCAGCTGAAAtaactgctctgacttgtctgtatttctttaaaccaatcataTTGGGCCCTGctgagcccaggatgcagcGATGCACCAGGATTGGTGGACATTCACAATATAGTTCCTCTGACAAGTGCCAAATTGATGCCCAAATTTTGAAACAGGAGTCGCATATTTAATTTATAGATACAAATACAGACTGGGTTTTGCATTTATACAACAGAAAGGTAGAAATATGTCAAAAGATTCCATACAAACAGGTGGAAACTGACATATATTtccacagaaaaatgcaaagttgACATTGAAATGACGATGTAGAAATTGCAGATTAGACAAATCACTCATTTCTTCATAGACTGTGGTTCCGCAGCAGGCAGCAACTGTGGTAGATTTACTCCATGTTTGTGTTCCAGCGTGTCCTGGGAATGTCGAGAAGTTTGCAGTGATTCATGAGGCTCCTCCTGAACAGCAGAAGTGGAGTCCAGATCTGGAGCAGGAGGACCCAAAGCCGCCACAAATcaaggaggagcaggagaaaCTGTGCAGCAGTCAGGATGAAGAACAGCTTCATGTGCTGGAGGAGCTCAATCTCAAGTTCCAGTTCCCTGCTCTCCCTGTGAAGACTGAAGAAGTCGCTGAAGCAGAAGCTCAAAGCCAAACTGAGGAGATCAGAGATGGAGAACATTTAAAAGGAGAAGCAGATGGAAGATCAGAAGCAGCCAGGAGCTTCGATCCAGACAGAAATCAGATTTCCTCTGAGACTGAGAGCAGCAGCGACGGCTTGAAGCAGCGCAGGGAACTTCCATCTGGTTTCATTCCTCTGAAAAACCCGTTCAGATGCTCCGAGTGCGGTAAAAGGTTTGGCTGCGAGGACCACCTGCAGGTCCATGCGAAACGTCACGCTGCAGAAAAGACGTTCCCCTGCCCATTCTGCGgtaaaaaattcacaaaacgGTCAAACATGACCACGCACCTGAGAATCCACACGGGGGAGAAGCCGTTCACCTGCTCCATCTGCAACACGAGCTTCAGTCTGCGCTGCACGCTGGTGAATCACCAGAGAGTCCACACCGGCGAGAGGCCCTTCAGCTGCTCCGTCTGCAGCAAGAGGTTCTCAAAGAAGACCAACCTGACCACACACATGGCACTGCACACCCAGGAGAAGCCCTTCAAGTGCAGTGTGTGCGACAGGAGATTCACGTGGTATTCACAGGTCCGAAACCACAAGTGTGTTGTTGACTGCAGCCGGTGAAGCTGGAGCTGAACTGAGCAGAGAGACGTGGAGGTCATGAACTCAGCAGATGATCCTGAAGCTGAAGGTTGTTGAACGGTGCAGTGAGGGAACGCTGGCTGCAACTTAAACTGGACTAAATCAAACTCTGAATGCTGACTGACTCTGAAAAACTCAACTAGGACTGTTTCAAGGTTTCATTTCAGTTGATATTGGTTGAtgattttgtattatttttattaaaaaacagaaaagtttcaTTTGGGTGTAACTGCTTTATTAAGGTGCACGTTAAATAATGTAATGcgcacaaatacatacagttgCTCTCATAAATCAAAGTAAATCCGGATAAAGGAATGATCTCAGCTTTATACAcattaattaaagaaaatcaACCAGCTGTAACAGACCAGATTAACCCGCTGGCTGAAGTATACCCAGAGATAAACTGGCTTGGACCACTTTATACCTGATGACACATAAAGATTAAACATGTTAAACTCTTAAGTTATTTAATTAAGAGGTATGCATAGGAAGCAAATCATTGTGAAAGAACACAACTAGAATGGCCTTTAGCTCattgaaactttaaaaagttcaaaggaaaaactgaattaCATACTAAGATAAAATTATGCTTTAAGCAAATCATTATCAGAGAAGATCAACATTGGCCGTTTAATTTCACCATATAGCAGATTTCAGCACCTCAGTATTGAGCTTAAATTAAGATTGGCTTGATTTGTGCTTCACAGATAAACCATTAAACCATCATCATAATATCTCAGTATTTTTGCCTAAAATGTCTGATgtaatttcattaatttgtgCTTAATTTAAGACAAACTTTATTATTTGTCCGTTGAAGGGCAATTTGTTATGCAACAGCTCAGAAGCgttcacaataaacaaacaaaacaataaataactaattaaaagaacacctggggtccgtttcacgaagcaggttcaacaaactctgagtttaaccctgaactctgagttgatctactctgagatagaaaactctgagttttcggtttcacaacggctgatttgagtttgTTTAATCAACTctgagtagtttcacccggagttaagcgcgtgcaccacaactctgaaaagccagtatcaatggagcgccgattcgacgagtcaccatggcaacggggaagcggaggactacaccgtttgaattggaaatcttaatgcgcttatatagcgagtttgaacacgtttttagaaagaagtgcaacacctgcagctgcaaaagagaggaagacggtgtgggagaacattgctgcctgggtcaatgcgtaagtttaaatcacaataatattacaggaaaactgtttgaatagtagcctattaagttatttcatttaggtgcaatcctgcaggggagaagcttaagatgaaatataaaaacatttttaaaacaggtaaaaagtcggcataatctcatggagctacctcattttgatcatgttttacattgtaaagtagcctaaatattaagtggttGTTTGACTGTACAGTGGTTTTATTCCACACACAGCCTAAAtatctgcatccatatcatgttctgttaaataattaagtctatttaaactaacacagacttctactcagccatctatatatatatatatatatatatatatatatatatatatatatatatatatatatatatatatatatatatatatatatatatacatatacacacacacacagagccttgatggctctgacaggtttatgtccagggaaaaccacaaagatggtaaaagtcatttcagggccagacacacttttctgaccgtcctgcatacagttgtcttaagtgctctgcatctctgacattatataaaaaacttccatttgcaaagaaccgcagtgcaacacacaatatctgctgggatgtgagagcatgactgtggttggtaatgatgtaaatgtaaggatggattaggttgtggatgtagattatggactgtgacgtgaaacggtacGGCTCTAAAAGATAACTGTCcagaaatgcgagaacatctatgcgcggtctgataacaatctcctgacgaatatttaattctctgcacagtaattctgctccttcatccactggatcgttaataaaaggacatgacatttatagacggcagaactagacttcgccaaaactcgcctgatgactgaatgaatgaggaaatctaatagcgtgtgactgaaagaaggcggagacagagagaaacttgaggtttactgagataaacctggtcctgaccaggttagagtcagagagtctgttactatggtaactgaccgagagtttaagttacccctctttgtgaaacaggctagagttacccctctgtctctggtttgagttacatccctttgtgaaacggaaaactctgagtttccctcatttcagagttaacaaactcagagttttcactaaacctgcttcgtgaaacggacccctggacAAAATTTGCCTGCTGGtataaaacactcaaaaaacaAAGTAAGAGACGACGCCAGCGTTCACAACTGCTGCTGGTCGCTGCATGAGCATCATAATAAAAGCCTTTTCATTGATGTAATCTCATGTTACATGGGATGTATTTTAGCCTGGAAGTTTATATCTGGTTATACtttagttgtagtttttttgtttttttttattagcatttatttaaccagtttatttgtataaatTAACATTAAACTTGCTCACATTAACACACTAATAATGTTATGGTTCCTGCTCCTGTCCCTGTTCTTCTCCGTCCTTCcttcttcctgtctgtcatCCATCTCTCTattctctctccctcactcgTCCcatgtcttctctctctccttgtctctctgcctccctctgtctgtctgtctgcacctgttggtctgtctttctgcctgtctcactctctcacctgcctgcactcctGATTACAACTATGTGAATCACCTGCACTGATCAGCTCATTTTGCTCACCTATCTTCTATTACTCCTCCACTATATAAACCCAGCTCAGTCCCTCCCTCCCCACTGGACCGTAGACTTCTGCATCATCTTCCAACCACCACAGCTTCATGGACTTAACTCTACCCCTGTACTCCTGCCCGTTCCTGTTTGGTTCCCCACCTGGACTCACGTTCCCTTTTTTTGGATTTCCACCTGTTTTGTTCCGTCTCAGCCTGTGGTAACTCCGTCTCATGTTCTGCCACCCCGGATTCCCTGAGCCTGCTTTCCTGCCCCTTCTGTCTAGTTTTTCTCTGTTGTGAGTATTACAGTAGTAGTTTCTTTACAGACATGAATTAGTTCCTCAGATTTCCACCAGGTGGCAGCAGCATCTCACTGAACCACATGTCTACTTTCTCATCCCTGTGTCCCTATCAGGATTATATATGTAATATTAGGGAATGGGTTTATTCAAAGGAAGCTTTTGTTCATGCATCATTAATGGTTTATTAATGTGAAAGGATCCaccaccttcaaaataaagtaaattgaTGCATCGTCCTGCACCATCACCAACATCTGGAGGTGTTTACTTGAGTATCTTAATTTTAAGCTACTTTAAATCTCTCTCTTGCTTCATTTCAATAAAGCAGCAATATTGTACTAAAAAAATCTCCATCTCATTTCTTTGACAGCTGGAGATTCTTTCCAGATAAAGATTTTACACATAAAGT
It encodes the following:
- the LOC111563417 gene encoding gastrula zinc finger protein XlCGF8.2DB-like — its product is MSKVQMLRVLVNQRLMAAAEEILLLFERTMEEYEREGPRRAACPGNVEKFAVIHEAPPEQQKWSPDLEQEDPKPPQIKEEQEKLCSSQDEEQLHVLEELNLKFQFPALPVKTEEVAEAEAQSQTEEIRDGEHLKGEADGRSEAARSFDPDRNQISSETESSSDGLKQRRELPSGFIPLKNPFRCSECGKRFGCEDHLQVHAKRHAAEKTFPCPFCGKKFTKRSNMTTHLRIHTGEKPFTCSICNTSFSLRCTLVNHQRVHTGERPFSCSVCSKRFSKKTNLTTHMALHTQEKPFKCSVCDRRFTWYSQVRNHKCVVDCSR